From a single Pseudomonas serboccidentalis genomic region:
- the arcC gene encoding carbamate kinase, with protein sequence MRIVVALGGNALLRRGEPMTADNQRANIRIATEQIAKIHPGNQLVIAHGNGPQVGLLSLQAAAYTSVTPYPLDVLGAETEGMIGYIIEQELGNLLDFEVPFATLLTQVEVDAKDPAFQKPSKPIGPVYDKAEAEKLAAEKGWAIAPDGDKFRRVVASPRPKRIFEIRPIKWLLDKGSIVICAGGGGIPTLYDENRNLKGIEAVIDKDLCSSLLAEQLEADLLVIATDVNAAFIDYGKPTQKAIAEAHPDELERLGFAAGSMGPKVQAACEFARHTGKVAVIGSLADIEAIVQGTAGTRVSTAKPGISYR encoded by the coding sequence ATGCGTATCGTCGTAGCTCTGGGCGGTAACGCCCTCCTCCGCCGTGGCGAACCGATGACCGCTGACAACCAGCGCGCCAACATCCGCATCGCCACCGAGCAAATCGCCAAGATCCACCCCGGCAACCAACTGGTCATCGCCCACGGCAATGGCCCGCAAGTCGGCCTGCTGTCGCTGCAAGCGGCCGCTTATACCTCTGTCACCCCTTACCCGCTGGACGTGCTCGGTGCCGAAACCGAAGGCATGATCGGCTACATCATCGAACAGGAACTGGGCAACCTGCTGGACTTCGAGGTGCCGTTCGCCACTCTGCTGACTCAGGTTGAAGTCGACGCCAAGGACCCGGCGTTCCAGAAGCCGAGCAAACCGATCGGCCCGGTCTACGACAAAGCCGAAGCGGAAAAACTCGCCGCCGAAAAAGGCTGGGCCATCGCTCCGGACGGCGACAAGTTCCGCCGTGTGGTCGCCAGTCCACGGCCAAAACGCATCTTCGAAATCCGCCCGATCAAGTGGCTTCTGGACAAGGGCAGCATCGTGATCTGCGCCGGTGGCGGCGGGATTCCGACCCTGTACGACGAAAACCGCAACCTCAAGGGCATCGAGGCGGTGATCGACAAGGACCTGTGCTCGTCGCTGCTGGCCGAACAGCTGGAAGCCGACTTGCTGGTGATCGCCACCGACGTCAACGCAGCGTTCATCGACTACGGCAAACCGACGCAGAAAGCCATCGCCGAGGCGCATCCGGATGAACTGGAACGTCTGGGTTTTGCCGCCGGTTCCATGGGACCGAAGGTGCAGGCAGCCTGCGAATTCGCGCGCCATACTGGCAAGGTTGCGGTGATCGGCTCGCTCGCGGACATCGAAGCGATTGTCCAGGGCACCGCCGGTACTCGCGTCAGCACGGCGAAGCCGGGCATCAGTTATCGATAA
- a CDS encoding DUF5064 family protein: MAQFEPGRLHIERHALTPDDVSYNVHLDYELFTDPQKGKGIQFTMHGSLQGKDMKETFFLPKEEAYNFANNVTRIAEKYGIPRTHSQIGSVHKHYDLMFEDIRKQLDMKSGDSVNLEHFE; encoded by the coding sequence ATGGCCCAATTCGAACCCGGTCGCCTGCACATCGAGCGACATGCCTTGACGCCGGATGATGTCAGTTACAACGTGCACCTCGACTATGAGTTGTTCACCGATCCGCAAAAAGGCAAAGGCATACAGTTCACGATGCATGGCAGCCTTCAGGGAAAGGATATGAAAGAGACCTTCTTCCTGCCCAAGGAAGAGGCCTACAACTTTGCCAACAACGTGACGCGGATCGCCGAGAAGTACGGCATCCCCAGGACCCACAGCCAGATCGGCTCGGTACACAAGCATTACGATCTGATGTTTGAAGACATCCGTAAGCAGCTCGATATGAAATCCGGCGACTCGGTCAATCTCGAGCACTTCGAATAA
- a CDS encoding sigma-54-dependent transcriptional regulator, translating into MRIHVSFIDRVGITQEVLAILGGRNLNLDAVEMIPPNVYIDAPTLSPQVLEELKDALFRVRGVEAVTVVDILPGQRQHLQLDALLAAMTDPVLALDSAGKVLLANPALIALYGREPAGESVAQLFNDPGLLDTLLEQGFRLPLREITVNGQTLLLDATPITDAGALLTLYQPNRIGEQLSALHHDHAEGFDALLGESPAIRTLKARAQRVAALDAPLLIQGETGTGKELVARACHAISARYSAPFLALNCAALPENLAESELFGYAPGAFTGAARGGKPGLMELANQGTVFLDEIGEMSPYLQAKLLRFLNDGSFRRVGGDREVKVNVRILSATHRDLEKMVSEGLFREDLFYRLNVLNVEVPPLRERGQDILLLARYFMQQACAQIQRPVCRLAPGTYPALLGNRWPGNVRQLQNVIFRAAAICESSLVDIGDLDIAGTSVARQADSDVDSLEQAVEAFEKSLLEKLYVSYPSTRQLASRLQTSHTAIAHRLRKYGIPNKP; encoded by the coding sequence ATGCGTATCCACGTCAGCTTCATCGACCGCGTCGGTATCACCCAGGAAGTCCTGGCTATCCTCGGTGGGCGCAACCTCAATCTGGATGCGGTGGAGATGATCCCGCCCAACGTCTACATCGACGCCCCGACCTTGAGCCCGCAAGTGCTCGAAGAACTCAAGGATGCGCTGTTTCGCGTGCGCGGTGTAGAAGCGGTGACCGTGGTCGACATCCTCCCCGGCCAGCGTCAGCACTTGCAGCTCGATGCGTTGCTCGCGGCGATGACCGATCCGGTACTGGCACTGGACAGCGCCGGCAAGGTGCTGCTGGCCAACCCGGCCTTGATCGCGCTGTACGGTCGTGAGCCGGCGGGCGAAAGCGTTGCGCAATTGTTCAACGATCCCGGCCTGCTGGACACCCTGCTCGAACAGGGCTTCCGCCTGCCGCTGCGGGAAATCACCGTCAACGGCCAGACCCTGTTGCTCGACGCTACACCGATCACCGACGCCGGCGCGCTGCTGACCCTGTATCAGCCGAACCGCATCGGCGAACAACTGTCAGCGCTGCACCACGACCACGCCGAAGGCTTCGATGCGCTGCTCGGCGAATCCCCGGCGATCCGCACCCTCAAGGCCCGCGCGCAACGGGTCGCGGCCCTCGATGCGCCACTGTTGATTCAGGGCGAAACCGGCACCGGTAAAGAACTGGTGGCCCGTGCCTGCCACGCAATCAGCGCGCGGTACAGTGCACCGTTCCTGGCGCTGAACTGCGCGGCCCTGCCGGAAAACCTCGCCGAAAGCGAACTGTTCGGCTACGCCCCCGGCGCCTTCACTGGCGCGGCACGCGGTGGCAAACCGGGGCTGATGGAACTGGCTAACCAGGGCACGGTGTTTCTCGACGAGATCGGCGAGATGTCGCCGTACTTGCAGGCCAAGTTATTGCGCTTTCTGAATGACGGCAGTTTCCGTCGGGTCGGCGGTGATCGCGAGGTGAAGGTCAACGTGCGGATCCTTAGCGCGACCCACCGCGACCTGGAAAAAATGGTCAGCGAAGGCCTGTTCCGCGAAGACCTGTTCTACCGCCTCAACGTGCTCAACGTTGAAGTGCCACCGCTGCGCGAGCGCGGTCAGGACATCCTGCTGCTGGCGCGCTACTTCATGCAGCAGGCCTGCGCGCAGATCCAGCGCCCGGTCTGCCGCCTCGCCCCCGGCACCTATCCGGCGCTGCTCGGCAATCGCTGGCCGGGCAATGTGCGGCAACTGCAGAACGTGATCTTCCGCGCCGCTGCGATCTGCGAAAGCAGCCTGGTCGACATCGGCGACCTGGACATCGCCGGCACCTCCGTGGCGCGCCAGGCTGACAGTGACGTCGACAGCCTCGAACAAGCCGTGGAAGCGTTCGAGAAATCGCTGCTGGAAAAGCTCTACGTCAGCTACCCCTCGACTCGGCAACTGGCCAGCCGCCTGCAAACCTCGCACACCGCGATTGCCCATCGCCTGCGCAAATACGGCATCCCCAACAAGCCCTGA
- the gcvH gene encoding glycine cleavage system protein GcvH, with the protein MSELRFTEDHEWLRTEADGSVTVGITAFAQNALGDVVFVQLPELQAYEKGAEAATVESVKAASGVYMPLDGDVLEVNPALENAPELVNEDPLGEGWFFRFKPTDASAVAKLLDQDAYDRLIKANAEA; encoded by the coding sequence ATGAGCGAGTTGCGTTTTACTGAAGATCACGAATGGCTGCGCACCGAAGCTGACGGCAGCGTTACTGTCGGCATCACCGCTTTCGCGCAGAACGCCCTGGGCGACGTGGTGTTCGTGCAACTGCCTGAACTGCAGGCTTACGAAAAAGGCGCTGAAGCCGCCACCGTGGAATCGGTGAAAGCCGCCAGCGGCGTGTACATGCCACTGGACGGCGACGTGCTGGAAGTCAACCCGGCACTGGAAAACGCTCCGGAACTGGTCAACGAAGATCCGCTGGGTGAAGGCTGGTTCTTCCGCTTCAAGCCAACCGACGCATCGGCCGTGGCCAAACTGCTGGATCAGGACGCCTACGACCGTCTGATCAAAGCCAACGCCGAAGCCTGA
- the gcvP gene encoding aminomethyl-transferring glycine dehydrogenase has protein sequence MTQVNLGTANEFIARHIGPRAGDEQAMLNSLGFDSLEALSASVIPESIKGTSVLGMDDGLSEADALAMIKSIAGKNQLFKTYIGQGYYNCHTPSPILRNLLENPAWYTAYTPYQPEISQGRLEALLNFQTLISDLTGLPIANASLLDEATAAAEAMTFCKRLSKNKGSHQFFASIHSHPQTLDVLRTRAEPLGIDVVVGDERELTDVTPFFGALLQYPASNGDLFDYRELTERFHAANALVAVAADLLALTLLTAPGEFGADVAIGSAQRFGVPLGFGGPHAAYFSTKDAFKRDMPGRLVGVSVDRFGKPALRLAMQTREQHIRREKATSNICTAQVLLANIASMYAVYHGPKGLTQIANRVHHLTAILAKGLSALGAKVEQASFFDTLTIATGAHTAALHDKAHAQQINLRVIDAERLGLSVDETTTQADIETLWGLFADGKTLPDFAALAASVQSTIPAALVRQSPILSHPVFNRYHSETELMRYLRKLADKDLALDRTMIPLGSCTMKLNAASEMIPVTWAEFGALHPFAPAAQSAGYQQLTDELEAMLCAATGYDSISLQPNAGSQGEYAGLLAIRAYHQSRGDERRDICLIPSSAHGTNPATANMAGMRVVVTACDARGNVDIEDLRAKAIEHREHLAALMITYPSTHGVFEEGIREICGIIHDNGGQVYIDGANMNAMVGLCAPGKFGGDVSHLNLHKTFCIPHGGGGPGVGPIGVKSHLTPFLPGHGQMERKEGAVCAAPFGSASILPITWMYIRMMGGAGLKRASQLAILNANYISRRLEEHYPVLYTGSNGLVAHECILDLRPLKDSSGISVDDVAKRLIDFGFHAPTMSFPVAGTLMIEPTESESKEELDRFCDAMIRIREEIRAVENGTLDKDDNPLKNAPHTAAELVGEWTHPYSREQAVYPVASLIEGKYWPPVGRVDNVFGDRNLVCACPSIESYA, from the coding sequence ATGACCCAAGTAAACCTCGGCACCGCCAACGAATTCATCGCCCGTCACATCGGCCCGCGCGCCGGTGACGAGCAGGCCATGCTCAACAGCCTCGGCTTCGACTCGCTCGAAGCCCTGAGCGCCAGCGTCATCCCGGAAAGCATCAAGGGCACCAGCGTGCTCGGCATGGACGACGGCCTGAGCGAGGCCGACGCCCTGGCGATGATCAAATCCATCGCCGGCAAAAACCAGTTGTTCAAGACCTACATCGGCCAGGGCTACTACAACTGCCACACGCCGTCGCCGATCCTGCGCAACCTTCTGGAAAACCCGGCCTGGTACACCGCTTACACCCCGTACCAGCCAGAAATTTCCCAGGGTCGCCTCGAAGCGCTGCTGAACTTCCAGACCCTGATCAGCGACCTCACCGGCCTGCCGATCGCCAACGCCTCCTTGCTCGACGAAGCCACCGCCGCTGCCGAAGCCATGACCTTCTGCAAACGCCTGAGCAAGAACAAAGGCAGCCACCAATTCTTCGCCTCGATCCACAGCCACCCGCAAACCCTCGACGTGCTGCGCACCCGTGCCGAGCCACTGGGCATTGACGTCGTGGTGGGCGACGAACGTGAGCTGACCGACGTGACGCCGTTCTTCGGCGCGCTGCTGCAATACCCGGCCAGCAACGGTGACCTGTTCGACTATCGCGAGCTGACCGAGCGCTTCCACGCCGCCAACGCGCTGGTCGCCGTGGCTGCCGACCTGCTGGCCCTGACCCTGCTGACCGCCCCGGGCGAGTTCGGCGCGGACGTCGCCATCGGTTCCGCGCAACGCTTCGGCGTGCCGCTGGGTTTCGGTGGCCCGCACGCCGCTTACTTCTCCACCAAGGATGCGTTCAAGCGCGATATGCCGGGCCGTCTGGTCGGTGTCTCGGTTGACCGCTTCGGCAAGCCGGCCCTGCGTCTGGCGATGCAGACCCGCGAGCAACACATCCGCCGCGAGAAGGCCACCTCGAACATCTGCACCGCGCAGGTGCTGCTGGCCAACATCGCCAGCATGTACGCCGTGTACCACGGCCCGAAAGGCCTGACGCAGATCGCCAACCGCGTGCATCACCTGACCGCGATTCTCGCCAAAGGCCTGAGCGCGCTGGGCGCCAAAGTCGAGCAGGCAAGCTTCTTCGACACCCTGACCATCGCCACCGGCGCGCACACCGCTGCACTGCATGACAAGGCACACGCTCAGCAGATCAACCTGCGCGTGATCGATGCCGAGCGCCTGGGCCTGTCGGTGGACGAAACCACCACTCAGGCTGACATCGAAACCCTGTGGGGCCTGTTCGCCGACGGCAAGACCCTGCCGGACTTCGCTGCGCTGGCCGCTTCAGTGCAAAGCACCATTCCGGCCGCGCTGGTACGTCAATCGCCGATCCTCAGCCACCCGGTGTTCAACCGTTATCACTCGGAAACCGAGCTGATGCGCTACCTGCGCAAACTGGCGGACAAGGACCTGGCACTGGATCGCACCATGATCCCGCTGGGCTCGTGCACCATGAAACTCAACGCCGCCAGCGAAATGATCCCGGTGACCTGGGCCGAATTCGGCGCCCTGCACCCGTTCGCCCCGGCCGCGCAAAGTGCCGGCTACCAGCAACTGACCGATGAACTGGAAGCGATGCTCTGCGCCGCCACCGGTTACGACTCGATCTCGCTGCAACCGAACGCCGGTTCGCAAGGTGAATACGCCGGCCTGCTGGCGATCCGTGCCTACCACCAGAGCCGTGGCGATGAGCGCCGCGACATCTGCCTGATCCCGTCGTCCGCTCACGGCACCAACCCGGCCACCGCCAACATGGCCGGCATGCGCGTGGTCGTGACCGCGTGCGATGCCCGTGGCAACGTCGACATCGAAGACCTGCGCGCCAAAGCCATCGAGCACCGCGAACACCTCGCCGCGCTGATGATCACCTACCCGTCGACCCACGGCGTGTTCGAAGAAGGCATCCGCGAAATCTGCGGGATCATTCACGACAACGGCGGCCAGGTGTACATCGACGGCGCCAACATGAACGCGATGGTCGGCCTCTGCGCGCCGGGCAAGTTCGGCGGTGACGTGAGCCACCTGAACCTGCACAAGACCTTCTGCATTCCGCACGGCGGTGGCGGCCCGGGCGTCGGCCCGATTGGCGTCAAGTCGCACCTGACCCCGTTCCTGCCGGGCCATGGCCAGATGGAGCGCAAAGAAGGCGCGGTCTGCGCAGCACCGTTCGGCAGCGCGAGCATTCTGCCGATCACCTGGATGTACATTCGTATGATGGGTGGCGCGGGTCTCAAGCGTGCTTCGCAACTGGCGATCCTCAACGCCAACTACATTTCCCGTCGTCTGGAAGAGCACTACCCAGTGCTGTACACCGGCAGCAACGGTCTGGTGGCGCACGAATGCATCCTCGACCTGCGTCCGCTGAAAGACAGCAGCGGTATCAGCGTCGATGACGTTGCCAAGCGCCTGATCGACTTCGGCTTCCACGCCCCGACCATGTCGTTCCCGGTAGCGGGCACGCTGATGATCGAGCCGACCGAAAGCGAATCCAAAGAAGAACTGGACCGCTTCTGCGACGCCATGATCCGCATCCGCGAAGAAATCCGCGCCGTGGAAAACGGCACCCTGGACAAGGACGACAACCCGCTGAAGAACGCCCCGCACACCGCGGCGGAGCTGGTCGGCGAATGGACTCACCCGTACAGCCGCGAGCAAGCGGTGTATCCAGTGGCGTCGTTGATCGAAGGCAAATACTGGCCGCCGGTCGGTCGCGTCGACAACGTGTTCGGCGACCGCAACCTAGTGTGCGCCTGCCCGTCGATCGAAAGCTACGCTTAA
- a CDS encoding L-serine ammonia-lyase, whose product MSLSVFDLFKIGIGPSSSHTVGPMRAAARFAEGLRRDNLLSATCTVKVELYGSLGATGKGHGSDKAVLLGLEGEHPDTVDTETVAARLQDIRGNGRLNLLGEHSIAFNEKEHLAMIRKPLAYHPNGMIFRAFDAAGIQIRSREYYSVGGGFVVDEDAAGADRIVEDATPLTFPFKSAKDLLGHCATYGLSISQLMLTNESAWRPEAETRAGLLKIWQVMQDCVAAGCRNEGILPGGLKVKRRAAALHRQLCKNPESALRDPLSVLDWVNLYALAVNEENANGGRVVTAPTNGAAGIIPAVLHYYMRFIPGANDDGVVRFLLTAAAIGILYKENASISGAEVGCQGEVGVACSMAAGALCEVLGGSVQQVENAAEIGMEHNLGLTCDPIGGLVQVPCIERNAMGSVKAINAVRMAMRGDGQHFVSLDKVIRTMRQTGADMKSKYKETARGGLAVNIIEC is encoded by the coding sequence ATGTCGTTAAGCGTGTTCGACCTGTTCAAGATTGGCATCGGTCCCTCCAGCTCCCACACCGTCGGCCCGATGCGTGCCGCTGCGCGCTTCGCCGAAGGCCTGCGCCGGGACAACCTGTTGTCTGCAACCTGCACCGTCAAAGTCGAGCTGTACGGCTCGCTCGGCGCCACCGGCAAAGGTCACGGCAGCGACAAGGCTGTGCTGCTCGGCCTTGAGGGCGAACACCCGGACACCGTTGATACCGAAACCGTCGCCGCGCGCCTGCAAGACATTCGCGGCAATGGCCGGCTGAACTTGCTCGGTGAACACAGCATTGCGTTCAACGAAAAAGAACACCTGGCGATGATCCGCAAGCCGCTGGCCTATCACCCCAACGGCATGATCTTCCGTGCATTCGATGCGGCAGGCATTCAGATCCGCAGCCGCGAGTACTACTCCGTTGGCGGTGGTTTTGTCGTCGACGAGGATGCCGCCGGTGCCGACCGCATCGTCGAAGACGCCACACCGCTGACCTTCCCGTTCAAAAGCGCCAAGGACCTGCTCGGTCATTGCGCCACGTACGGGCTGTCAATCAGCCAGCTGATGCTGACCAACGAAAGCGCCTGGCGTCCGGAGGCGGAGACCCGCGCCGGGCTGCTGAAGATCTGGCAAGTGATGCAGGACTGCGTGGCTGCCGGCTGCCGCAACGAAGGCATTCTGCCGGGCGGGCTGAAGGTCAAACGCCGGGCGGCGGCACTGCATCGGCAGCTGTGCAAGAACCCGGAATCGGCGCTGCGCGATCCGCTGTCGGTGCTCGACTGGGTCAACCTGTACGCGCTGGCGGTCAACGAAGAAAACGCCAACGGCGGGCGCGTGGTTACCGCGCCCACCAACGGCGCGGCGGGGATCATCCCGGCGGTGCTGCATTACTACATGCGCTTTATTCCCGGTGCGAATGACGACGGCGTCGTGCGTTTTCTGCTGACCGCCGCCGCGATCGGCATTCTGTACAAGGAGAACGCCTCGATCTCTGGCGCCGAAGTCGGCTGTCAGGGCGAAGTCGGTGTGGCCTGTTCGATGGCGGCCGGTGCGTTGTGCGAAGTCCTCGGTGGCAGCGTGCAGCAAGTGGAAAACGCCGCAGAAATCGGCATGGAACACAACCTCGGCCTGACCTGCGACCCGATTGGCGGGCTGGTGCAGGTGCCGTGCATCGAGCGCAACGCCATGGGCTCGGTGAAGGCGATCAACGCGGTGCGCATGGCCATGCGCGGCGACGGCCAACACTTCGTCTCGCTCGACAAGGTCATCCGCACCATGCGCCAGACCGGCGCCGACATGAAAAGCAAATACAAAGAGACCGCCCGTGGCGGTCTGGCGGTCAACATTATCGAATGCTAA
- the gcvT gene encoding glycine cleavage system aminomethyltransferase GcvT: protein MSTEQLSKTPLHALHLELGARMVPFAGYDMPVQYPLGVMKEHQHSREQAGLFDVSHMGQIRLTGANAAKALETLVPVDIIDLPVGMQRYAMFTNQNGGILDDLMVANLGNDELFLVVNAACKDQDLAHLQKHIGDQCTITELFEARALLALQGPAAVTVLARLAPEVAKMTFMQFNRVQLLGVDCFVSRSGYTGEDGFEISVPAADAEKLARALLAEPEVQAIGLGARDSLRLEAGLCLYGHDMNTETTPIEASLLWAISKPRRADGARAGGFPGAEAVFAQQQNGVARKRVGLLPQERTPVREGAEIVNEAGEIIGSVCSGGFGPTLGGPLAMGYLDSAYTALDTPVWAIVRGKKVQMLVSKMPFVPQRYYRG from the coding sequence ATGTCCACCGAACAACTGTCGAAAACCCCGCTGCACGCTTTGCATCTCGAACTCGGTGCCCGCATGGTGCCGTTCGCCGGCTATGACATGCCGGTGCAATACCCGCTGGGCGTGATGAAGGAACATCAGCACTCCCGTGAGCAGGCCGGGCTGTTCGATGTCTCGCACATGGGCCAGATCCGCCTGACCGGCGCCAATGCCGCCAAGGCCCTGGAAACTCTGGTGCCAGTGGACATCATCGACCTGCCGGTGGGCATGCAGCGCTACGCGATGTTCACCAACCAGAACGGCGGCATCCTCGACGACCTGATGGTCGCCAACCTCGGTAACGACGAGCTGTTCCTGGTGGTCAACGCCGCGTGCAAGGATCAGGACCTGGCCCACCTGCAAAAACACATCGGCGACCAGTGCACCATTACGGAGCTGTTCGAGGCGCGCGCCCTGCTCGCCCTGCAGGGTCCGGCAGCAGTCACCGTGCTCGCGCGGCTGGCGCCGGAAGTGGCGAAGATGACCTTCATGCAGTTCAACCGCGTGCAACTGCTGGGCGTGGATTGCTTCGTCAGCCGTTCGGGCTACACCGGTGAAGACGGTTTCGAAATCTCGGTGCCCGCTGCCGACGCGGAAAAACTCGCCCGCGCCCTGCTCGCCGAACCGGAAGTCCAGGCCATCGGCCTCGGCGCCCGCGACTCGCTGCGCCTGGAGGCCGGTCTGTGCCTGTACGGCCACGACATGAACACCGAGACCACGCCGATCGAAGCCAGCCTGTTGTGGGCGATCTCCAAGCCACGCCGTGCCGACGGCGCGCGGGCCGGTGGTTTCCCGGGAGCGGAAGCGGTTTTCGCTCAACAGCAGAACGGTGTCGCACGCAAACGCGTCGGCCTGCTGCCGCAGGAACGCACGCCGGTGCGTGAAGGCGCGGAAATCGTCAATGAGGCCGGTGAGATCATCGGCAGCGTGTGCAGCGGCGGCTTCGGGCCGACCTTGGGTGGGCCGCTGGCGATGGGTTACCTCGACAGCGCTTATACCGCACTCGATACGCCAGTCTGGGCCATCGTTCGTGGGAAAAAGGTGCAAATGCTTGTAAGCAAAATGCCATTTGTTCCACAACGCTACTACCGTGGTTGA
- a CDS encoding cold-shock protein — translation MSTRQSGTVKWFNDEKGFGFITPESGPDLFVHFRAIQGNGFKSLKEGQKVTFVAVQGQKGMQADEVQAEA, via the coding sequence ATGTCCACACGTCAGAGCGGTACCGTCAAGTGGTTTAACGACGAGAAAGGTTTTGGTTTTATCACTCCAGAAAGCGGTCCGGATCTGTTCGTGCATTTCCGCGCCATTCAGGGCAACGGCTTCAAGAGCCTGAAAGAAGGCCAGAAAGTGACCTTCGTTGCAGTGCAAGGCCAAAAAGGCATGCAGGCTGACGAAGTACAAGCTGAAGCCTGA
- a CDS encoding RDD family protein — translation MSKNLLTPQGDFPAVGLGRRLAAMFYDFLLCTALLIVTGFVYKLIQAAIIGEERLRVLTDSGKMDGDPLYSTVLLLVLFAFFAKFWTHGGQTLGMQVWGIRVQNADGSAISLWQALLRFMVSIASWLCAGLGFFWSLYDKQKRTWHDIYSDTRVVRIPKKTK, via the coding sequence ATGTCGAAAAACCTGCTCACTCCCCAGGGCGATTTTCCTGCCGTTGGCCTTGGCCGTCGCCTGGCCGCGATGTTCTATGACTTCCTGCTGTGCACCGCCCTGCTGATTGTCACCGGATTCGTTTACAAGCTGATCCAGGCGGCAATCATCGGCGAGGAACGCCTGCGGGTACTGACCGACTCCGGGAAAATGGACGGCGATCCGCTGTACTCCACGGTGCTGCTGCTGGTGCTGTTTGCGTTCTTCGCCAAGTTCTGGACCCATGGCGGGCAGACGCTGGGCATGCAGGTGTGGGGGATTCGCGTGCAGAACGCCGATGGCAGCGCGATCAGCCTGTGGCAGGCGCTGCTGCGCTTCATGGTATCGATCGCTTCGTGGCTGTGCGCGGGGCTTGGCTTCTTCTGGTCGTTGTATGACAAGCAGAAACGCACCTGGCATGACATCTATTCCGATACCCGCGTGGTGCGGATCCCGAAAAAGACCAAATAA
- the nadA gene encoding quinolinate synthase NadA, whose amino-acid sequence MTQISERLLVQAHLDAKQPKPLTAEEEAYYRSAIAAELKAQDAVLVAHFYCDPVIQALAEETGGCVSDSLEMARFGNAHPAKTVVVAGVKFMGETAKILNPEKRVLMPTLDATCSLDLGCPVDEFSAFCDQHPERTVVVYANTSAAVKARADWVVTSSCALEIVESLMDNGETIIWGPDKHLGTYIQRKTGADMLLWDGACIVHEEFKSKQLEDMKALYPDAAILVHPESPTSVIELADAVGSTSQLIAAAQSLPNKTLIVATDRGIFYKMQQLCPDKVFIEAPTAGNGAACRSCAHCPWMAMNTLERTLKSLKEGTNEIFVDPALIPQAIRPLKRMLDFTQAARMKLAGNA is encoded by the coding sequence ATGACGCAGATTTCCGAACGCCTTCTGGTTCAAGCCCACCTCGATGCCAAACAGCCCAAACCGCTGACTGCCGAGGAAGAGGCCTACTACCGTTCCGCCATCGCCGCCGAGCTCAAGGCTCAGGACGCGGTGCTGGTCGCCCACTTCTATTGCGATCCGGTGATTCAGGCTCTGGCCGAAGAAACCGGTGGCTGTGTTTCCGACTCCCTGGAGATGGCCCGCTTCGGCAACGCCCATCCGGCCAAGACCGTGGTGGTCGCCGGCGTTAAATTCATGGGTGAGACCGCCAAGATCCTCAACCCGGAAAAGCGCGTGCTGATGCCGACGCTGGACGCCACCTGCTCGCTGGACCTGGGTTGCCCGGTTGACGAGTTCTCGGCGTTTTGCGATCAGCACCCGGAGCGCACGGTGGTGGTGTATGCCAACACCTCCGCTGCGGTCAAAGCCCGGGCTGACTGGGTGGTGACATCGAGCTGCGCGCTGGAGATCGTCGAAAGCCTGATGGACAACGGCGAGACCATCATCTGGGGCCCGGACAAGCACCTGGGGACTTACATCCAGCGCAAGACCGGTGCGGACATGCTGCTGTGGGACGGTGCGTGCATCGTTCACGAAGAGTTCAAGTCCAAGCAGCTGGAAGACATGAAGGCGCTGTATCCGGACGCCGCGATTCTGGTGCACCCGGAGTCGCCGACGTCGGTGATCGAACTGGCCGACGCTGTCGGTTCCACCAGCCAGTTGATCGCTGCCGCGCAATCGCTGCCGAACAAGACCCTGATTGTCGCCACCGACCGTGGCATCTTCTACAAGATGCAGCAGCTGTGTCCGGACAAGGTCTTCATCGAGGCGCCAACCGCCGGTAACGGCGCGGCATGCCGCAGTTGCGCGCATTGCCCGTGGATGGCCATGAACACCCTTGAGCGTACGCTCAAGAGCTTGAAGGAAGGGACGAATGAGATCTTTGTTGATCCGGCGTTGATTCCGCAGGCGATCCGGCCTTTGAAGCGCATGCTGGATTTCACCCAGGCGGCGCGGATGAAGCTGGCGGGTAACGCTTAA